AATGATGGGCAAGTGGGAATTTTATTCCAAAAACTTCCCTGATGAAGTCACAGACCAAATCGAGACGACGATTGAAACGAATATTAATACACTTGATTCTCTTTTACAGCAATTCATAGCCGGCACAATCAACTTACTGACGGCCATACCAGGATTCATGATTGAATTTCTTGTTTATCTTATTGCGTTATTCTTGTTCAGTCTTGAACTTCCTAATATAAAAATGAAGCTGGAGTCTCACTTAAGAGAAGAGACCAGGCAGAAGGTCTTCCTTGTTGGAAGCCAGTTAAACAAGGCGGGTATAGGCTTTTTAAAAGCCCAGGTGATCTTGAGTGCCGTCACCTTTATCATGGCTATGGCGGGCCTGAGCATTCTGGGTGTTAAATATACAGGACTGCTGTCATTATTGATTGTCATTGTCGATATTCTGCCGATCCTTGGAACAGGGTCTGTTCTTGTGCCCTGGGCTGTCATTGCCATTTTACAGGATAATCATTTTTTAGGAATCGGATTGATCATCCTGTTCCTGGTCATTACTGTTGTCCGCAGGGTGATCGAGCCAAAGATTTACTCAACCAACCTGGGCATATCACCGCTTGCCTCATTGGTCAGCATGTATATTGGACTCAAGCTTTTCGGGATTGCCGGTATTTTTATCGGTCCGATCATCGTGATTATTTACGACACT
The window above is part of the Mesobacillus jeotgali genome. Proteins encoded here:
- the ytvI gene encoding sporulation integral membrane protein YtvI, whose amino-acid sequence is MWKKWLLIAVIAVIIFFLVPYSLPLIFAMLTAVMLEGLVQWIIKRFSFKRLQAVIGIFIGYVVFLGVIGYNLVSMIAHQAVSLSERTPTFVRDIYRTAILPMMGKWEFYSKNFPDEVTDQIETTIETNINTLDSLLQQFIAGTINLLTAIPGFMIEFLVYLIALFLFSLELPNIKMKLESHLREETRQKVFLVGSQLNKAGIGFLKAQVILSAVTFIMAMAGLSILGVKYTGLLSLLIVIVDILPILGTGSVLVPWAVIAILQDNHFLGIGLIILFLVITVVRRVIEPKIYSTNLGISPLASLVSMYIGLKLFGIAGIFIGPIIVIIYDTLRKANVIRLNFRI